Part of the Kineococcus aurantiacus genome, CCATGAGGAGGCGGTCGATGCCCATGCCCATTCCGCCCGTGGGCGGCATCCCGTGCTCCTGGGCGCGCAGGAAGTCCTCGTCGATCCGCATGGCCTCGTCGTCGCCGAGGTCGGCCAGGCGGGCCTGCTCGACGAAGCGCTGCCGCTGCACGACGGGGTCGACCAGCTCGGAGTAGCCGGTGGCGAGCTCGAAACCCCGGACGTACAGGTCCCACTTCTCCACCACACCCGGCACGGAACGGTGCGCGCGCACCAGCGGCGACGTTTCCACGGGGAAGTCGCGGACGAAGGTCGGGGATTCCAGGGAATCACCCAGCCGGTGTTCCCACAGTTCTTCCACCAGTTTCCCGGCCGTCCAGCGCGCCTCGTCCACGCTGATCCCCAGCTTCTCCGCCAGCTCCAGCAGACGGGCCCGCGGGGTCTGGGGGGTGATCTCCTCGCCGAGGGACTCCGACAGCGACGGGTACATGGAGATCTGCTTCCACTCCCCGCCGAGGTCGTGCTCGGTGCCGTCGGCCCACGTCACCACGTGCGACCCGAAGGCGGCCTGGGCGGCCTCCTGGACGATCGTCCGGGTCAGCTCGGCGATCGAGTCGTAGTCGCCCCAGGCCTCGTACGCCTCGAGCATCGCGAACTCCGGCGAGTGCGTGGAGTCCGCGCCCTCGTTGCGGAAGTTGCGGTTGATCTCGAAGACGCGCTCGATGCCGCCGACGACGAGCCGCTTGAGGAACAGCTCCGGAGCGATGCGCAGGTACAGGTCGGTGTCGAAGGCGTTCGACCGCGTGACGAACGGCCGGGCGCTGGCCCCGCCGTGCAGGGTCTGCAGCATGGGCGTCTCGACCTCGAGGAACCCGCGGTCCTCCAGCGTGCGCCGCACCGAGCGCACCACGGTCGAGCGGGCGCGCACGTTCTCCCGGGCGGTCTCGCGCACGATGAGGTCGACGTAGCGCTGCCGGACGCGGGTCTCCTCGGACAGCTCCTTGTGCAGGACGGGCAAGGGGCGCAACGACTTCGCCGCCATCTGCCAGCCGTCGGCGAGCACCGACAGCTCCCCGCGCCGGGAGGAGATCACCGTGCCGTGGACGAAGACGACGTCGCCGAGGTCGACGTCGGCCTTCCAGCTCGCCAGCGCCTCCTCCCCGGCCCCGTCGCGGGAGACCATGACCTGCAGCCGGGTGCCGTCCCCCTCCTGCAGCGTGGCGAACACCAGCTTGCCGGTGCCGCGCAGGAACACGACGCGGCCGGTGACGCCGACCTCGTCGGTCGTCTCCTCGCCGGCCTCCAGGTGGGCGTAGCGCGCCCGCAGGTCCGCCAGCGACGTGGTGCGCGGGACCGAGACCGGGTAGGCCTCCCGGCCGGAGCCGAGGATCCGGTCGCGCTTCTCGCGGCGGACCCGGACCTGCTCGGGCAGGTCCTCGAACTCGTCCTCGGGCGGGGCGGGCGTCTGTTCACTCACCCCTCAAGGTTAGTGCGGTCAGTTGTCCGGTCGGCCCACGACGAGGGGCAGGTTGTCGATGAGGCGCGTGGAGCCGACCTTCGCGGCGACGGCCAGCAGCGCCTCGCCCCGGTAGTGCTCGCGGACGTCCGCCAGGTCGTGCGGGTCGACCAGCGCGAGGTAGTCGACGCGGGCGGCGGGCTCGGCCACCAGGACGTCGCGCGCGGCGCGCCGCACGGCCGAGGGGCCCTCGGGGGCGGCGGCCGCACCGGCGCGCAGCGCCCGCTGCAGCACGAGGGCGACCTCCCGGTCGAAGGGCGTGAGGTAGCGGTTCCGGCTCGACATGGCCAGGCCGTCGGCCTCGCGCACGGTCGGCACCGCGACGACCTCCACCCCGAGGTCGAGGTCGCGCACCATGCGCCGCACCAGCAGGAGCTGCTGGGCGTCCTTCTGCCCGAAGAACGCCAGGTCGGCGCGCGTGAGGTGGAACATCTTGGCGACCACGGTGAGCACGCCGTCGAAGTGCCCGGGCCGGCTGGCGCCCTCGAGCACCTCCCCCAGCGGGCCGGCCGCGACCCGGACCCCGGGGTCGCCATCGGGGTAGACGACGTCGGGGCCGGGGGCGAACACGACGTCGGCGCCGTGCTCGGCCGCCAGCGCCAGGTCCTCGTCGAGGGTGCGCGGGTACCGGGCCAGGTCCTCCCCGGGCCCGAACTGCAGCGGGTTGAGGAAGACGGTGACGAGCACCGAGGCGGCGCGGCGGCGGGCCTGCCGGATCAGCTCGGCGTGCCCGGCGTGCAGCGCACCCATGGTCATGACGACGGCGACGGGCCCGGTGAGGGCGTCGCGGGCCGCGGCCAGCTCGGTGCGGGTGCGGGTGACGGTCAGGCTCACGGTTCTCCTGCGGTGAGTGCACCGCGGACGGCCTTCGCCGCGGTGTCGGTCAGCCGGCCGGCGGCCTGCGCGCGGTCGGCGGCGACGCCGGCCAGCTGCGCGTAGGTGGCGGCCGTCGCGGGGTCCTGCGCGGCGAGGACGCGCAGGTGGGTGGCGACGGTGCCGGCGTCGCCGCGCGCGACGGGGCCGGTGAGGGCCTCGTCGCCGTCGCGCAGCGCGTTGTCCAGGGCGGCCTGCAGCAACGGGCGCAGCACCCGCCCGGCGTCCTCGCCCACCGCGGCGCGCGCGGCGTCCAGGGCCTGGGCGACGAGGGTGACGAGGTGGTTGGAGCCGTGGGCGAGGGCGGCGTGGTAGAGCGGGCGGTCGGCGTCGGCCACCACGACGGGCGTCGAGCCCCACTCGCGGACCAGGGCGTCGGCCACGGGGGCCAGCACCGGGGAGCTGGTGACGGCGACGGCGGCCCCCAGCAGCCGCTGCAGGTCCAAGGAGGTGCCCGTGAACGTCATCGCCGGGTGCAGCGCCAGCGGCAGCGCCCCCCGCTGCGCGGCGGGGTCGAGCACGCCGAGGCCGTGCAGGCCGCAGGTGTGGACGACGAGCTGCCCGGCGCGCACGTGCGGGGCGAGGTCGGCCACCAGCGGGCCCAGGGTGTCGTCGGGGACGGCGAGCAGGACGAGGTCGGCGGCGAACGCCTGCGCCGGTTCGATCCACGGCACGTCGGGCAGCAGCGCCTCGACGCGTTCGGCGTCCCGGCGGGTGCGGGCCGCGACGCCGGTCACGCGGTGTCCCGCGGCGCGCAGGGCGGCCCCCAGGACGGGCCCGACGCGGCCTGCTCCGACGACCGCGACGTCGAGCCTGCCCGCGGTGTTCACGTCGGGAACCTTAACGCGAACGCGCGAAGCACACTCCGGGCCCCTGTTCCGGGCCGGTGAGGGCTCGAAGCGTGCTTCGGACCCTCGGGAGGGACCGTGCGGGGCGCGGAGTGTGCTTCGCGCGAGTGGTGCGGGGTCGGTCAGCCCTTCAGCAGCGCGGCCTGCTCCAGGCGCAGCGCGTCGATGAGACGCCCCTGCGGCAGGACCACGTCGTCGTACGTCAGGACCTGGTCCTTCTTCACGTCGCGCTTGAGGACGCAGCCCTCGGCGACGCCCATCGGGAGCAGGTTCTGCGCCTTGGTCGCCGCGTACGTCTCGGCCACGCCGTAGGAGTCGTAGCCGCCGAGGCGGTCGATCTCCTTGCCGGCGGCGAGGTCGGTCTTGGCCGTGGTGACGACCTCGACCTTCACCTCGTCACCGGGCACGATGGCGGCGTCGGCGAACAGGACCGCGCGGGCGACGGTCAGCGGCACCTCGAAGTGGCACAGGTGGTACGGCGTGTAGAACGAGTACAGCGGCCCGGTGCCGAGCTTGTACAGGTTCAGGTAGTGCTGCTGCTTGGGGTCGTCGTGCGTGCCGAGGACGTACACGCCCGGGCCCGGCTTGGACCCCACGACGTAGTCCACGACGCCGCCGAGCTCCTTGAGCTGGTCCACGTCGTAGTGCGTCGTGAGCTCGTCGACGTGCCCGCGGTGGTCGGCGCCGCGCATGCCGCGCTTCTCCACGCTGAACCCGGCCGCGTTGGCGACCAGGGCCTGCTCGAAGGACACCTTGGTGCCGTCGGCGAAGCTCGTCACCATGTAGGGGTCCTGCCCCCACTGCTTGGCGAACCCCTCCTGGGTGGTGGGGTTGCGGTACTCGTCCTGCAGGCCCTTGATGTTCCCCGAGACCAGCGGCGTGACGCCGATGGACCGCACGAAGCGGATGAGGTTCATCTGCACGCCGGGCTGGTCGCCGTCGCAGCCGGTGTAGACCACACCGGCCTTCTCGGCGCGGGTGCGCAGGGCCAGGCCCGCGGTCCCGTCGACCTCGGCGTTGAGCAGGACGATGTGCTTGCCCTGCTCGATGGCCCGGACGACGACGTGCGCGCCGTACTCGGTGTTGCCCGTCGCCTCGACGACGGCCTCGACCTGGCCGGCGTCGACGACCGCCTCGTAGGAGCCGGACACGACGGGCTTGCCCTGCGCGATGGCCTTGTCGACCGCCGCGGCGGAGTCGGCCTCGACCACGCCGGTGACCCCGGCCTGCTCGTAGGCGTCGCGCGCCTTGGACACCGTGCGGTTGGCGATGGCGACGAGCTCCATGCCGGGCACGGAGTTCACGACCTGGTTGACGAACCCGCGGCCCATGAACCCGGCGCCGACGAGGGCGACGCGGATGGGCCGCCCCTCGGCCTGGCGCTGCTGGAGCGCCTTGTCGACGATGATCAAGAGAGTTCGGCCCCGTCCGCGAGGAGGGTCCAGCTCTTGTCCTTGTCGCTGATGACCGCGACCTCGCGCGCCCAGGGCAGGGCGAGGTCGGGGTCGTCGTACCGCAGGCCGCGCTCGGTGCCCGGGGTGTAGCTCTGGGACACCTGGTACACGACCTCGGCGCCGTCGGTCAGCGTCAGGTAGCCGTGCGCGAAGTACTCCGGCACGTACAGGGCCGTGCGGTTCTCGGCGGTCAGCTCGACCGCGACGTGCTGGAACCGCGTGGGCGAGCCCGGGCGCAGGTCGACGATGATGTCCTGGATCGCGCCGGCGGTGCAGCGCACCAGCTTGGCCTCCGGCGCGGGGTCGACCTGCGTGTGCATGCCGCGCAGCGTCCCGGCCTTGTGGTTGTAGGACAGGTTGCACTGCTCGACGGCCGGGTTCAGGCCGGCCGCGAGGAACTCCTCGCGGCAGAACGTGCGGGCGAAGAAGCCGCGGTCGTCCGCGCGCTCCTCGAGCTCGACGATCGCGACGCCCTCGATGTGGGTCCCGGTGATCTTCACTTGGCGATCCCGCTGGTCGGAGCGACCTTCCAGAACAGTTCCTTGTCGAGCTGCTCGGTGCGGATGAGGTGCTCGAGCTGCTTGAGGCGGGTGTGCCCCCGGCCCTTGAACGTGGCCTCGTCCAGGTCGATCGCCTTGAAGACGTCGACGAGCTGCTGGGCGCCCTTGTCGGCGTTCCAGTCGCAGCGGAAGCCCTCGAGCGTGGAGTGGATCTTGTCGAAGTTCACCTTGTACGAGCGGTTGTCGCCGTTGTTGCTCTCACCGAAGGTGATCTCGGCCTCGGGCAGGGCCCGGCCGACGGCCTCGGCGATCTCGCGGACGCGGTAGACCTGCTCGGAGTCGCCCACGTTGAAGATCTGGTTGTGGACGGCCTCGCGCGGGGCGTCGAGGACGGCGCGGATCGACTTGGCGATGTCCAGGCCGTGGACCAGCGGGCGCCAGGGCGACCCGTCGGAGGTCATGGCGATCTTGCCCGTGGTCCAGGCCAGGCCCGCGAGGTTGTTCAGCACGATGTCGAAGCGCTGACGGGGCGAGGCGCCGTACGCGGTGGCGTTGCGCATGAACGTCGGGGAGAACTCGTCGTCGGCCAGCAGCGCGACGTCGCGCTCGACGAGCGCCTTGCACTCGGCGTACGCGGTCTGCGGGTTCACGGCCGACGTCTCGTCGACGGTGTCCTCGGCCACGCCGTAGACGGAGCAGCTCGACATGTAGACGAACTTCTGGACGCCGGCCTGCTTGGCGACCTCGGCCAGGCGCACCGACCCCTTGTGGTTCACGGTGAACGTGACGTCGGGGATGAGCTCACCGAGCGGGTCGTTGGACAGCTCGGCCATGTGCACGACGGCGTCGGCCCCGGCGAGGTCCTCGACGGTCACGTGGCGGATGTCCTTGGCCAGCGTCTCGACCGAGGCGGTGACGCCGTTGTAGAGCCAGCCCTGCTTGTAGTAGCCGGTGTCGATGCCGAGCACCGAGTGGCCGGACTCGAGCAGGGTGGGGGCGAGCAGGGCGCCGAGGTAGCCCTCGGTCCCGGTGACGACGATCTTCACTTCAGTTCTCCGGTTCTCGGGGGTCTCAGTCTTCCCAGGTCTTCCACGGGGCCTTGCCGGAGTCCCAGAGCTTGTTGAACTCGGTCCACTCGCGGAAGGTGTCCATGCCCAGCCAGTAGCCCTCGTGCTGCGAGACCGTCAGCTGGCCGTCGCGCGCCACCGTCTGCAGCGGCTTCTGCTCGAGCATCATGTCGGGGTCGTCCTCGAGGTACTTGTCCGCGAAGGCGCGGTCGAAGACGAAGAACCCGCCGTTGACCCAGCCGTCGGCCAGGGTCGGCTTCTCGTTGAACTCGGTGACGGTGTCGCCCGTGACGTGCATCTCGCCGTAGCGCGAGCTGGGGTGCACGGCGGTCACGGTGGCCAGGCGGCCGCCGGCCTCGTGGTCGCGCAGCGTCTTGAGGATGTCGACGTCGCCGAGGCCGTCGCCGTAGGTCAGCACGAACTTGTCGGCGGTCAGGTGCTGCTCGACGCGCTTGATGCGGGCCGCGGTCGCGGTGGTCAGGCCGGTCTCGACGAAGGTCACGTCCCAGTCCTCCTGCACACCGTTGGTGTGGAAGGTCGGGGCGTCCTGGGTCGACAGGTTCAGCGTGAAGTCACCGGCGTTGATCCGGTAGTCGAGGAAGTAGCGCTTGATGAGGTCGCTCTTGTAGCCCAGGCAGAGGACGAACTTGCGGAAGCCGTAGGAGCTGTAGAGCTTCATGATGTGCCACAGGATCGGCCGGCCACCGATGTCGACGAGCGGCTTGGGCAGCTTCTCGCTGGCCTCGCGCAGCCGGGTGCCCATGCCACCGCAGAGGATGACGACGGGGATCTCGGAGACGGGCGTCCCGCCGGGAGCAACGGACTCGGTCATGTCTTCCCTCACTCGAACCTGATCGGTCGGATCTCGTCGGCCCGGTCGGGGGACCCCGGCTGGACCACACGTGGGGGAACGCAGCACCCGTCGATGAGCGGGCGAGTCGTCCGGTGGCGGTTCGAACCCCCCACGAATCCGAGCCACCGGTTTCCCCGTCGAGGTGCTGCCGCGAGGCTACTACAGCGGCACGATCACAGAGCGTGAAGTTGGGCAGAGCGGGTGAAAAGACGACCCCGCCCGCCCAATCAGCTACGGATAGACGACAGCAGGTCACGCAGAGGAGTCATGGCGGATTCCCAGGAGAACCCGCGGCCGATCTGCGCCCCCGCCGCGCCCAGGGCGCGGACCTGCTCGGGGTGCTCCAGCAGGTCCACCAGCGCCGCCGCGAACGCCTCGGCCCCGTCGGCCGTGCGCACCGCCGCCGCGTGCTCCTCCAGCCCCTCCAGCCCCAGCGACGTCGTGACGACCGCCCGGCCCCGCGACAGCGCCTCCACCAGCTTGATCTTGGTCCCGCCCCCCGACAGCAGCGGCACGACGCAGATGTCGGCGGCGTCGTAGAACGGGTCGACCGCGGCGACGTCGGAGTGGAAGCGGACCCCCGCCGGCTCCCCCGCCGGCCGCGGGTGCGAGGCCGCCAGCCCGCGGCCCACGACGTCGAACCGCGCGTCGGGGACCCGGCGCAGCACCAGCGGCCACACCTCGTCGAGGAACCAGCGCAGCGACGCCTTGTTCGGGCCGTAGTCCATCGCCCCCACGAACAGCACCCGCCCCTCCCCGCGCAGCGGCGCCGGGTCGGCGCCGGCGCCGGTCAGCACGCCGTTGGGCACGAAGGTGCTCTCCACGCCCGCCGCCGCCAGGACCTCCTGGTCGCGCCGCGAGCAGGCCGTCACCCGCCGCGCCCGGCGCGCCTGGGCGAACTCGAAGCGGCGGAAGCGCGCGACCTCCAGCCCCAGCGCGCGCCGCAGCCGCGGGTGCTCCGAGCGCAGGCGGCGCTCCAGCAGGTCGGACTCGACGTTGTGCAGGTCCAGGACGTCGACGTGGACGTCCGCGGGCACGTTGACGGCCATCTGCGGGAAGTCGACGTGCACGACGTCGCGGGCGCGCACCCCCACCGACAGCAGCCGGTGGATCGCCGGGGAGAACCACTTGCCCGCGAACACCGAACCGCGCAGCACCGCCCCCGGCCGCGGGGACGGCGAACCGACCTCGTGCACCGTCACGTGCCCGGGCAGCTGGGCCCGCCAGTCCGGCCAGGCGTCGAAGCCGACGACGTGGACCTCCTCGAAGACCGCGGCGTAGGCGTCGATGACGGCGCGGGTGCGCTGGCGCCCCCCGGAGTCGGTCGTCGCCGGCAACTGCTTGGCCACCACCCAGGCCGTCCGCCGCCCCGGACCGCCCACGTTCCCGTTCCCCTGCACTGCCGCCCCCCGTCACGTCGAACCCTCGTCGTCGTGGCCCCAGCATGGACCACCGCGGCGGTGCTCCCGGGGCGCCGGGTGCGGGTCCCGGCCCCGGACGCCGCGCGCGAACCCTCCCGGGTGCACCCGGACGTGTGGCTCCGGGCCCCCGCACAGGTCGCGGACCGCTCCCGCCAGGGTGCCACGTGGGTAACCTGACGCCGTGCGCGACGTCGAACTCGTCCTGGTCAGCTACCGCAGCGCCCACCAGATCTCCGGGCTGCTCGACGGGTTGCCCGCCGACCTGCCCGTGGTCGTCGTGGACAACGCCCGGAACTCCGACGGGGTCAAGGAGGTCGTCGAGGCGCGACCGCACGGCCGCTACGTCGACTCCGGCGGCGGCAAGGGTTTCGCCAAGGCCGCCAACCTCGGCGCCCGCACCTCCACCCACGAGTTCGTCGTGTTCGGCAACCCCGACTCCCGCCCCACCGCGCAGGTCCTGGAGGCCCTCGTCGAGGACGTCGCCACCGACGCCCGGTGCGCGGCCAGCGCCGCCACGATGGTCGGCGTCGACGGGCACGTCGAACTCGGCGTCGGGGGCTGGGAACCGACCGTCGCCCGCGCCCTGGTGCACTCCAGCGGGCTGCACAAGCTGCTGCCGAAGGCCGGGCTGTACGCCCGCCCGCGCCCCCACGAGGACATCACCGTCGACTGGACCACGGGTGCCTGCATGGCGGTGCGGCGCAGCACCTTCCTGGAGCTCGGCGGTTTCGACGAGGACTTCTACGTCTACAACGAGGACATGGCCTTCGGCCGCGCCGCCCGCGACCGCGGGCTGCACGAGAAGCTGCGCACCGACCTCCTCGTCCCGCACTCCGCGGGCGGCTCGGGCGCCCCGTCGCTGGAGATGCTGCAGCTGCGCGGGGCCGCCATGTCGCGGTACCTGTCGCGGTACCACTCCCCCGCGACGCACAAGCTCCTGACGCTCGCCCTGGCCAGCGGTTACGCCGTGCGGACCGCCCAGCGCCGGGTGCTCAAGCAGCACGACCTCGCCGAGCAGCACTGGGCCTACGTGCGCGGGGTGCTCACCGGGACCGCCACGGTCGCCGGGCGGGTCGTCATGTCCCGCTGAACGGCCCGCGCCCGCGCGCCCGGAGGGGCGGCGGGCGGGACCGGCACGACGAAAGGCCCCGGGTTTCCCGGGGCCTTTCGTCGTGCGGTCCTCAGCGGGCGGGTTTCTCCCAGCGCAGCACGCGGTCGCCGCGCAGGTAGCGCCGCATGCCGCCGAACGCCACGATCTGCAGGTACAGCACCTGGGCCACGACGCGACCGGGCAGCGGGACGCGGACGCCCTTCTCCTGGGCGACCAGGGCCGCGGCGCCGACCGCGTGGCCGGCGAGGAACACCCGGGCGGTGCGGCTGCGCCGCGCGGAGGCGGCCGCGACGCCCAGCAGGGCCAGGTGCGAGACGGGGCCGACGGTGGAGCGCCACAGCTTGTGGCCCCACAGCTCGGCGCTGACGAGCCCGCGACGGGGGTCCAGCAGCCGGCGCTTGCGCCACATGACGTGCAGCCCGCCGCCGAGCACGCGGGTCTTGCGCTCCCAGGACAGGTTGAACGCCCCGATGGAGGGTTCGGTCATGAGGGCGCGCGGCTCGTAGCCGACGGCCCAGCCGCGCTCCATCTGGTCCAGGGCGATCCAGAAGTCGTCGTTGGAGATGTCGGCCGGGATCGGCTCCCACGCCTCGCGGCGGACGGCGCACAGGCCGCCGTCGAGGCC contains:
- the rfbC gene encoding dTDP-4-dehydrorhamnose 3,5-epimerase yields the protein MKITGTHIEGVAIVELEERADDRGFFARTFCREEFLAAGLNPAVEQCNLSYNHKAGTLRGMHTQVDPAPEAKLVRCTAGAIQDIIVDLRPGSPTRFQHVAVELTAENRTALYVPEYFAHGYLTLTDGAEVVYQVSQSYTPGTERGLRYDDPDLALPWAREVAVISDKDKSWTLLADGAELS
- a CDS encoding glucose-1-phosphate cytidylyltransferase; its protein translation is MTESVAPGGTPVSEIPVVILCGGMGTRLREASEKLPKPLVDIGGRPILWHIMKLYSSYGFRKFVLCLGYKSDLIKRYFLDYRINAGDFTLNLSTQDAPTFHTNGVQEDWDVTFVETGLTTATAARIKRVEQHLTADKFVLTYGDGLGDVDILKTLRDHEAGGRLATVTAVHPSSRYGEMHVTGDTVTEFNEKPTLADGWVNGGFFVFDRAFADKYLEDDPDMMLEQKPLQTVARDGQLTVSQHEGYWLGMDTFREWTEFNKLWDSGKAPWKTWED
- the lysS gene encoding lysine--tRNA ligase, translated to MSEQTPAPPEDEFEDLPEQVRVRREKRDRILGSGREAYPVSVPRTTSLADLRARYAHLEAGEETTDEVGVTGRVVFLRGTGKLVFATLQEGDGTRLQVMVSRDGAGEEALASWKADVDLGDVVFVHGTVISSRRGELSVLADGWQMAAKSLRPLPVLHKELSEETRVRQRYVDLIVRETARENVRARSTVVRSVRRTLEDRGFLEVETPMLQTLHGGASARPFVTRSNAFDTDLYLRIAPELFLKRLVVGGIERVFEINRNFRNEGADSTHSPEFAMLEAYEAWGDYDSIAELTRTIVQEAAQAAFGSHVVTWADGTEHDLGGEWKQISMYPSLSESLGEEITPQTPRARLLELAEKLGISVDEARWTAGKLVEELWEHRLGDSLESPTFVRDFPVETSPLVRAHRSVPGVVEKWDLYVRGFELATGYSELVDPVVQRQRFVEQARLADLGDDEAMRIDEDFLRAQEHGMPPTGGMGMGIDRLLMALTGLGIRETITFPLVKPR
- a CDS encoding DUF2520 domain-containing protein, translated to MNTAGRLDVAVVGAGRVGPVLGAALRAAGHRVTGVAARTRRDAERVEALLPDVPWIEPAQAFAADLVLLAVPDDTLGPLVADLAPHVRAGQLVVHTCGLHGLGVLDPAAQRGALPLALHPAMTFTGTSLDLQRLLGAAVAVTSSPVLAPVADALVREWGSTPVVVADADRPLYHAALAHGSNHLVTLVAQALDAARAAVGEDAGRVLRPLLQAALDNALRDGDEALTGPVARGDAGTVATHLRVLAAQDPATAATYAQLAGVAADRAQAAGRLTDTAAKAVRGALTAGEP
- a CDS encoding glycosyltransferase — translated: MASKTSVLAVALGVSAAVGHVVYPLAVAAAARRRTDEPVPAPAQWPAVTVLVPAYLETGVIAAKIDNVRKNGYQGELEVLVVADGDPQTADVARAAGARVLLLEERHGKSQALNKGVAAASHDLIVISDANSELEYDALAYLVSRLVVDGTGAVAGEKLEGTGGELAYWRFESWIKRNEARLGTTLGLDGGLCAVRREAWEPIPADISNDDFWIALDQMERGWAVGYEPRALMTEPSIGAFNLSWERKTRVLGGGLHVMWRKRRLLDPRRGLVSAELWGHKLWRSTVGPVSHLALLGVAAASARRSRTARVFLAGHAVGAAALVAQEKGVRVPLPGRVVAQVLYLQIVAFGGMRRYLRGDRVLRWEKPAR
- a CDS encoding glycosyltransferase produces the protein MAKQLPATTDSGGRQRTRAVIDAYAAVFEEVHVVGFDAWPDWRAQLPGHVTVHEVGSPSPRPGAVLRGSVFAGKWFSPAIHRLLSVGVRARDVVHVDFPQMAVNVPADVHVDVLDLHNVESDLLERRLRSEHPRLRRALGLEVARFRRFEFAQARRARRVTACSRRDQEVLAAAGVESTFVPNGVLTGAGADPAPLRGEGRVLFVGAMDYGPNKASLRWFLDEVWPLVLRRVPDARFDVVGRGLAASHPRPAGEPAGVRFHSDVAAVDPFYDAADICVVPLLSGGGTKIKLVEALSRGRAVVTTSLGLEGLEEHAAAVRTADGAEAFAAALVDLLEHPEQVRALGAAGAQIGRGFSWESAMTPLRDLLSSIRS
- a CDS encoding NAD(P)H-dependent oxidoreductase, with translation MIIVDKALQQRQAEGRPIRVALVGAGFMGRGFVNQVVNSVPGMELVAIANRTVSKARDAYEQAGVTGVVEADSAAAVDKAIAQGKPVVSGSYEAVVDAGQVEAVVEATGNTEYGAHVVVRAIEQGKHIVLLNAEVDGTAGLALRTRAEKAGVVYTGCDGDQPGVQMNLIRFVRSIGVTPLVSGNIKGLQDEYRNPTTQEGFAKQWGQDPYMVTSFADGTKVSFEQALVANAAGFSVEKRGMRGADHRGHVDELTTHYDVDQLKELGGVVDYVVGSKPGPGVYVLGTHDDPKQQHYLNLYKLGTGPLYSFYTPYHLCHFEVPLTVARAVLFADAAIVPGDEVKVEVVTTAKTDLAAGKEIDRLGGYDSYGVAETYAATKAQNLLPMGVAEGCVLKRDVKKDQVLTYDDVVLPQGRLIDALRLEQAALLKG
- the panC gene encoding pantoate--beta-alanine ligase, which codes for MSLTVTRTRTELAAARDALTGPVAVVMTMGALHAGHAELIRQARRRAASVLVTVFLNPLQFGPGEDLARYPRTLDEDLALAAEHGADVVFAPGPDVVYPDGDPGVRVAAGPLGEVLEGASRPGHFDGVLTVVAKMFHLTRADLAFFGQKDAQQLLLVRRMVRDLDLGVEVVAVPTVREADGLAMSSRNRYLTPFDREVALVLQRALRAGAAAAPEGPSAVRRAARDVLVAEPAARVDYLALVDPHDLADVREHYRGEALLAVAAKVGSTRLIDNLPLVVGRPDN
- a CDS encoding glycosyltransferase, translated to MRDVELVLVSYRSAHQISGLLDGLPADLPVVVVDNARNSDGVKEVVEARPHGRYVDSGGGKGFAKAANLGARTSTHEFVVFGNPDSRPTAQVLEALVEDVATDARCAASAATMVGVDGHVELGVGGWEPTVARALVHSSGLHKLLPKAGLYARPRPHEDITVDWTTGACMAVRRSTFLELGGFDEDFYVYNEDMAFGRAARDRGLHEKLRTDLLVPHSAGGSGAPSLEMLQLRGAAMSRYLSRYHSPATHKLLTLALASGYAVRTAQRRVLKQHDLAEQHWAYVRGVLTGTATVAGRVVMSR
- a CDS encoding NAD-dependent epimerase/dehydratase family protein, with translation MKIVVTGTEGYLGALLAPTLLESGHSVLGIDTGYYKQGWLYNGVTASVETLAKDIRHVTVEDLAGADAVVHMAELSNDPLGELIPDVTFTVNHKGSVRLAEVAKQAGVQKFVYMSSCSVYGVAEDTVDETSAVNPQTAYAECKALVERDVALLADDEFSPTFMRNATAYGASPRQRFDIVLNNLAGLAWTTGKIAMTSDGSPWRPLVHGLDIAKSIRAVLDAPREAVHNQIFNVGDSEQVYRVREIAEAVGRALPEAEITFGESNNGDNRSYKVNFDKIHSTLEGFRCDWNADKGAQQLVDVFKAIDLDEATFKGRGHTRLKQLEHLIRTEQLDKELFWKVAPTSGIAK